Proteins from one Camelina sativa cultivar DH55 chromosome 8, Cs, whole genome shotgun sequence genomic window:
- the LOC104706964 gene encoding uncharacterized protein LOC104706964, with protein sequence MAGTVGKMMMVMALVMTACCLQACNGMKVDETMTAAAMASKLECFKTCSISCGKQNKPCYQNCLTKCGVPQFPSKPSSPSTA encoded by the coding sequence ATGGCAGGAACTGTGGGtaagatgatgatggtgatggctTTGGTAATGACGGCATGTTGCCTACAGGCATGCAATGGGATGAAGGTTGATGAAACCATGACAGCGGCAGCGATGGCTTCAAAACTCGAGTGCTTCAAAACATGTTCCATAAGTTGtggcaaacaaaacaaaccatgtTACCAAAATTGTTTGACGAAATGTGGTGTACCTCAATTTCCTTCTAAACCATCATCCCCTTCAACCGCTTAA